In Harpia harpyja isolate bHarHar1 chromosome Z, bHarHar1 primary haplotype, whole genome shotgun sequence, a single window of DNA contains:
- the NXNL2 gene encoding nucleoredoxin-like protein 2: MVDVFSGRLLVSRGGRSVDPEEALQNKVVGLYFSAGWCSPCRDFTPVLCDFYTELVEETQPPAPFEVVFISSDHSAEEMAGYMHAMHGDWLALPFHDPYKHDLKKKYNITAIPKLVIVKQTGEVITDKGRKQIRDKGLSCFRNWLEGADIFQNFSS, translated from the exons atggTGGATGTGTTCAGCGGGCGGCTCCTGGTCAGCAGGGGCGGCCGCAGCGTGGACCCCGAGGAGGCCCTGCAGAACAAGGTGGTGGGCTTGTACTTCTCGGCCGGCTGGTGCTCGCCGTGCCGCGACTTTACCCCCGTCCTCTGCGACTTCTACAcggagctggtggaggagacccagccccccgcccccttcGAGGTCGTCTTCATCTCCTCCGACCACAGCGCCGAGGAGATGGCGGGCTACATGCACGCCATGCACGGGGACTGGCTGGCCCTGCCCTTCCACGACCCCTACAAGCA tgacCTGAAGAAGAAATACAACATAACAGCAATTCCTAAACTGGTGATTGTGAAACAAACTGGAGAAGTCATTACtgacaagggaagaaaacagatcaGAGACAAAGGGCTATCCTGTTTTCGGAACTGGCTTGAGGGTGCAGATATCTTTCAGAATTTTTCTAGCTAA